In Sebaldella termitidis ATCC 33386, one DNA window encodes the following:
- the hxlB gene encoding 6-phospho-3-hexuloisomerase has product MTECRNLKLIIQELAENAKVIDNDQLIEAEKLIREAGRIFIAGAGRSGFAARGFANRLMHLGFHSYFVGEPTTPSIQKGDLIVIGSGSGNTASLVSMAKKAKSQGAKLVTLTIFPENTIGSFADVIIQIPGVTSKADNEQEEPDSIQPKGNSFEQLSWLIYDSMIIDLKRETGQTEEQMFARHANLE; this is encoded by the coding sequence ATGACAGAATGTAGAAACCTGAAACTTATTATACAGGAATTAGCAGAGAATGCTAAAGTAATTGATAACGACCAGCTGATAGAAGCTGAAAAATTAATCAGAGAAGCCGGCAGAATATTTATAGCAGGTGCCGGACGTTCGGGATTTGCAGCAAGAGGCTTTGCAAACAGACTTATGCATCTGGGATTTCACTCTTACTTCGTAGGTGAACCAACTACTCCCTCTATACAAAAAGGTGACCTTATTGTCATAGGCTCAGGGTCAGGAAATACTGCAAGCCTTGTCAGCATGGCAAAGAAAGCTAAGAGTCAGGGGGCTAAGCTTGTTACTCTGACTATTTTCCCTGAGAATACCATAGGAAGCTTTGCAGATGTAATTATTCAAATTCCGGGTGTTACCTCTAAAGCTGATAATGAACAGGAAGAACCGGATTCTATACAGCCGAAGGGAAACTCATTTGAACAGTTAAGCTGGCTGATCTATGACAGTATGATAATTGATCTGAAAAGAGAAACCGGGCAGACTGAAGAACAGATGTTTGCCAGACATGCGAATCTGGAATAA
- a CDS encoding PTS mannose/fructose/sorbose/N-acetylgalactosamine transporter subunit IIC produces MLIVSIFTGIYYWIMKTDVGYAITHAIRQPLFSALLIGLIMGDVKQAVIIGAAVQILYIGLVAAGSNLPADDCLAGLIAIPIALKSGLSPELAIAIAVPVGVMGVFVDQLRKTINVIFVHMADKYAEEGNTRQITLCNVLYPTLLSFFMRFPIPFLANLYGADAVKSFMDTVPQWIIHGFSVAGGLLPALGFALTMFVIGRKEMLPWFFIGYFMIRFSGMPVIGAAIFGLCAVLLITMYKRKSEEA; encoded by the coding sequence ATGTTAATAGTAAGTATTTTTACAGGAATTTATTATTGGATTATGAAAACTGACGTGGGATATGCCATTACCCATGCAATACGTCAGCCGCTGTTTTCGGCACTTTTGATCGGGCTCATCATGGGAGATGTAAAGCAGGCAGTTATTATCGGAGCTGCAGTGCAGATTTTATACATTGGTTTAGTGGCAGCAGGCTCTAATCTTCCGGCCGACGACTGTCTGGCAGGACTTATTGCAATTCCTATTGCTCTAAAATCCGGGCTTTCTCCTGAATTAGCCATAGCAATTGCTGTTCCCGTGGGTGTAATGGGTGTTTTTGTGGATCAGCTCAGAAAAACAATTAATGTAATTTTTGTTCACATGGCTGATAAATATGCAGAAGAAGGAAATACCAGACAAATTACTCTGTGTAACGTGTTATACCCTACTTTATTAAGCTTTTTTATGCGTTTTCCGATTCCTTTTCTGGCTAATTTATACGGTGCAGATGCTGTAAAATCTTTTATGGATACAGTTCCGCAATGGATTATTCATGGTTTCAGCGTAGCAGGAGGTCTTCTTCCAGCTCTGGGATTCGCTCTTACAATGTTTGTAATAGGGAGAAAAGAAATGCTTCCATGGTTCTTTATAGGATATTTCATGATAAGATTCAGCGGAATGCCTGTAATAGGAGCAGCAATATTTGGATTATGCGCGGTTCTTCTGATTACTATGTATAAAAGAAAAAGTGAGGAGGCATAA
- a CDS encoding PTS sugar transporter subunit IIB, translating to MIDGIKLVRVDFRLIHGQVITKWSNTISAKEIIVVNDQLSKDEYMAEIYIMAAPPGMKVNVLSINDFVTQAKNNTYASGNVLVLFKNIKDARDTVDLGIPFKQVQVGGLGSGNGRTSVVKGISIDAADVENLTAIQNSGAEVSFQVTPEEQKLSLEKASKKVRG from the coding sequence ATGATAGACGGTATTAAGCTGGTTCGTGTTGATTTCCGACTTATTCACGGACAGGTAATTACAAAGTGGAGTAATACTATCTCTGCTAAAGAAATCATAGTGGTTAATGATCAGCTGTCTAAAGACGAATATATGGCTGAAATATATATCATGGCTGCACCGCCTGGTATGAAGGTCAATGTTCTTTCCATAAATGATTTTGTCACACAGGCTAAAAATAATACGTATGCTTCAGGAAATGTACTGGTTCTTTTCAAAAATATCAAGGATGCAAGAGATACAGTAGATCTGGGTATTCCGTTTAAACAGGTGCAAGTCGGCGGACTTGGAAGCGGAAACGGAAGAACCTCTGTGGTAAAAGGTATTTCCATTGATGCTGCGGATGTTGAAAATCTTACCGCTATCCAGAATTCAGGAGCCGAGGTCTCATTCCAGGTTACTCCTGAGGAACAAAAATTATCATTAGAAAAAGCTTCTAAGAAAGTGAGAGGATAA
- a CDS encoding PTS system mannose/fructose/sorbose family transporter subunit IID: MENEEKKLITIKDVRSHWLRYYMTCEMGISYERLQAVGLCSALVPVLKKLYPNKDDLSKALQRHLVFYNTEAVFGSLINGIVIAMEEQKANGEPIEDETITSLKTGLMGPLAGIGDSIDWATLKPIIFALAATLSATGNPIGCFVLLALPVIQIAIGLNLSVYGYKAGRSSIRDILNSGRIKELILGASTLGLFMMGALSSTYVKLSTPVVINFGKGNEPFILQNVIDGIVPGLLPLAAVLGIYWWLNNKNQKMIMIMLIILAVSLIGAVTGLL, translated from the coding sequence ATGGAAAATGAAGAAAAAAAATTAATTACCATAAAAGATGTAAGAAGCCACTGGCTGAGATATTACATGACATGTGAAATGGGTATTTCTTATGAACGTCTTCAGGCAGTGGGACTTTGTTCAGCTCTGGTTCCTGTTCTGAAAAAGCTCTATCCCAATAAAGATGACCTTTCAAAGGCTCTCCAGAGACACCTTGTATTCTATAATACAGAAGCTGTTTTTGGTTCACTCATAAACGGAATTGTTATTGCCATGGAAGAACAGAAAGCAAACGGAGAACCTATAGAGGACGAAACAATAACAAGTTTGAAAACCGGACTTATGGGACCACTTGCGGGTATCGGAGACTCTATAGACTGGGCTACTCTAAAACCGATTATTTTCGCACTTGCTGCTACTCTTTCCGCTACGGGAAATCCTATAGGGTGTTTTGTACTGCTGGCTCTGCCTGTTATTCAGATAGCTATCGGACTGAATCTTTCAGTTTACGGATATAAGGCTGGACGTTCTTCCATCAGAGATATATTAAATTCCGGACGTATCAAAGAGCTAATTCTCGGTGCCAGTACACTCGGGCTATTTATGATGGGTGCTTTATCATCTACATATGTAAAACTCTCTACTCCTGTTGTTATAAACTTTGGTAAAGGAAATGAGCCGTTTATACTGCAGAATGTAATCGACGGAATTGTACCCGGTCTGCTGCCCCTTGCGGCTGTTTTGGGGATCTACTGGTGGCTGAATAACAAGAACCAGAAAATGATTATGATTATGCTGATTATACTGGCTGTTTCCCTTATAGGAGCTGTTACAGGACTTCTTTAA
- a CDS encoding GntR family transcriptional regulator produces MDKPKIDKLSHTPLYAQVKDDMKEKINSGILHVGDYLPSEFKLMEEYNVSRTTIRQAIDILVQENYLARKRGVGTLIAKPKTDYWDLSELRSFDEEAQRKGMVSRTKLIDFSTVKSDDELADIFGGSEKDFYKLERLRYIDESPLELVTTYIPKSLAANLEKFDFSNNSLFDILYKYYNVKVNYAEKTFTAINADKEDSKALEIKQGTAIQLVKTVTFDADYNPVEFSVSRDRGLISKFKISLSRKKNR; encoded by the coding sequence ATGGATAAGCCTAAAATTGATAAATTAAGCCATACTCCGTTATATGCACAGGTAAAGGATGACATGAAAGAGAAGATAAATTCAGGAATTTTACATGTAGGCGATTATCTTCCTTCAGAATTTAAGCTAATGGAGGAATATAATGTAAGCAGAACGACTATAAGGCAGGCTATAGATATACTGGTACAGGAAAATTATCTGGCGAGAAAACGGGGAGTAGGAACTCTTATAGCAAAGCCCAAGACTGACTACTGGGATCTGTCGGAGCTTAGAAGCTTTGATGAGGAAGCCCAGAGAAAAGGGATGGTCAGCAGAACAAAGCTGATAGACTTCAGCACAGTAAAATCTGATGATGAATTAGCTGATATTTTTGGAGGAAGTGAGAAAGATTTTTATAAGCTGGAAAGACTTAGATATATTGACGAATCTCCATTGGAGCTTGTTACGACATATATTCCGAAAAGTCTTGCAGCGAATCTGGAAAAATTTGATTTCTCGAATAATTCATTATTTGATATTCTGTACAAATACTATAATGTCAAAGTAAATTATGCGGAAAAAACTTTTACGGCGATAAATGCCGATAAAGAAGATTCAAAAGCTTTGGAAATAAAGCAGGGAACTGCAATTCAGCTTGTCAAAACAGTGACATTTGATGCTGATTATAATCCTGTAGAGTTTTCTGTTTCGAGAGACAGAGGTCTTATTTCAAAATTTAAGATATCACTAAGCAGAAAAAAGAACAGATAA
- a CDS encoding mannitol dehydrogenase, whose amino-acid sequence MKKAVHFGAGSIGRGFIGDLLHDTGYEIVLVDVDKNIVEQINKTNSYDLYIIEENYKKKTIDNVKAVLLTDTDKIAGEIAGAELVTVSVWVDNLPGVAVPLLAGLKKRVGKEAGKLDVLTCENAIHNGSILKNEVLKLDADFTEDMLDKAAAFPDTAVDRMVLASERNGVKSVDIGLAHELVIEKSKLTDPESEPVKGAVYTENMDKYIERKLFIINGGHAWAGYMGHICGFTTMQEVFEDENFTSSVREVMQEIGALIAQKYNFSIDELNNYIDFVINRFKTPGITDYISRVSRNPIRKLKAGERLTGPCIQCEERGLKNDRLIEGIAAALLYDISEDKQSSELQTHIKEHGIEESVSFYTSIPADSKLHKKIVENYKILSEKKKSHSYTATGGV is encoded by the coding sequence ATGAAAAAAGCAGTACATTTTGGTGCAGGAAGTATCGGAAGAGGATTTATCGGAGACCTGCTTCATGATACAGGCTATGAAATAGTTTTGGTTGATGTAGATAAAAATATAGTAGAGCAGATAAACAAAACAAATTCTTATGATCTTTATATTATTGAGGAAAATTATAAAAAGAAAACAATAGATAATGTAAAAGCTGTTCTTCTTACTGATACGGATAAAATTGCCGGAGAAATTGCCGGTGCAGAACTGGTTACGGTTTCTGTGTGGGTCGACAATCTTCCCGGAGTTGCTGTTCCTCTTCTGGCAGGACTGAAAAAAAGAGTCGGGAAAGAAGCTGGCAAATTAGATGTTCTGACTTGTGAAAATGCTATTCACAATGGTTCTATTCTAAAAAATGAAGTATTAAAGCTGGATGCGGATTTTACCGAAGATATGCTGGACAAAGCAGCAGCATTTCCGGATACAGCTGTAGACCGTATGGTTCTTGCTTCTGAAAGAAACGGTGTAAAAAGTGTGGATATTGGTCTCGCCCATGAACTTGTTATCGAAAAAAGCAAGCTTACAGATCCGGAATCAGAGCCTGTAAAAGGAGCTGTTTACACGGAAAATATGGATAAATATATAGAACGAAAGCTGTTCATAATAAACGGCGGTCATGCTTGGGCAGGATATATGGGACATATCTGCGGTTTTACAACTATGCAGGAGGTATTCGAAGATGAGAATTTTACTTCTTCGGTAAGGGAGGTAATGCAGGAAATCGGTGCTCTTATTGCTCAAAAATATAATTTTAGTATTGACGAGCTGAATAATTATATTGATTTTGTCATTAACAGGTTCAAAACTCCGGGAATTACTGACTATATAAGCAGAGTCTCAAGAAATCCCATTCGAAAACTAAAAGCCGGTGAGAGGCTTACAGGCCCTTGTATTCAATGTGAGGAGAGAGGACTGAAAAATGACAGACTGATCGAAGGCATTGCAGCAGCACTTTTATATGACATTTCGGAAGATAAGCAAAGTTCAGAGCTTCAGACTCATATAAAGGAGCATGGTATCGAGGAATCAGTAAGCTTTTATACAAGCATCCCGGCCGATTCAAAGCTCCATAAAAAAATAGTCGAAAATTATAAAATATTAAGTGAAAAAAAGAAATCTCACAGCTATACAGCCACAGGAGGTGTTTAA
- a CDS encoding PTS sugar transporter subunit IIA: MNTYPWIIIMTHGNFGAELKKSAELVLGPLKDVYCLSLNEGTDPMELSEELAGILEKAPDNTIILTDLYGGTPSNVAAIYAPRKNYTVISGVNFPILIEAEMSRTPEECEDSQSCGTMAERLISAGTAGISDIRKIMEEMRKK, translated from the coding sequence ATGAATACTTATCCATGGATAATTATTATGACACACGGTAACTTTGGAGCAGAATTGAAAAAAAGTGCCGAATTGGTTTTAGGACCTCTTAAGGACGTTTACTGCCTTTCTCTGAATGAGGGTACTGATCCTATGGAACTTTCGGAGGAGCTTGCCGGAATCCTTGAAAAAGCTCCGGATAATACAATTATTTTAACAGATTTATATGGCGGGACTCCGTCCAATGTTGCTGCCATATATGCACCCAGAAAGAATTATACAGTAATCAGCGGTGTTAATTTTCCTATTCTTATTGAAGCAGAGATGAGCAGAACTCCCGAAGAATGTGAAGATTCACAAAGCTGCGGCACTATGGCCGAAAGATTGATTTCTGCCGGAACTGCCGGTATATCAGATATAAGAAAAATTATGGAGGAGATGAGGAAAAAATGA
- the dhaL gene encoding dihydroxyacetone kinase subunit DhaL, with the protein MTFSNNDGIKIVSGIIKAVKSNRAYLSEIDGAAGDGDHGINMSKGFTIAEEEINSRKSVSMSEGFLIISDVLVSKIGGSMGPLYGSFFRGLYAASKKAEIIDKNIILSMLEKAYSNLSMLTDAKPGDKTLIDVLDPAVSAYKKSVEQNYDFDICLKNMISEAEKGLESTKDMVARLGRSSRLGERSRGHLDAGAASCYIILRAIADTAVELMN; encoded by the coding sequence ATGACATTCTCAAACAATGACGGAATAAAAATAGTATCCGGCATAATCAAAGCAGTAAAATCTAATCGTGCATATCTCAGTGAAATTGACGGTGCAGCAGGTGACGGCGATCACGGCATAAATATGAGCAAAGGCTTTACTATTGCCGAGGAAGAAATAAACAGCAGAAAGTCAGTGTCAATGAGTGAAGGTTTTCTGATTATAAGTGATGTACTTGTAAGTAAAATAGGCGGTTCTATGGGACCGTTATACGGAAGCTTTTTCCGCGGTCTCTACGCAGCTTCAAAAAAGGCAGAAATAATTGATAAAAATATTATATTGTCCATGCTTGAAAAAGCATATTCAAATCTTTCCATGTTAACTGATGCAAAACCGGGAGATAAAACACTAATTGATGTTCTTGATCCGGCTGTCTCAGCTTACAAAAAATCTGTTGAACAAAATTATGATTTTGATATCTGCCTTAAGAATATGATTTCAGAAGCTGAAAAAGGACTGGAGTCTACTAAAGATATGGTTGCCCGATTAGGAAGAAGCAGCAGGCTGGGTGAACGTTCACGGGGTCATCTGGATGCCGGTGCGGCATCATGTTATATAATTTTACGGGCAATTGCTGATACTGCTGTAGAACTAATGAATTAA
- a CDS encoding SDR family oxidoreductase: protein MGNIWLDMTGKIIIVTGGSMGIGQHIVEDLLTAGATVVIADKSKNDDLASKENVFHFTCDISKKTEVYSLIEETVKKFGKIDGLVNNAAVHGPRLLVDYYNNDPEREASEKDFDFMTSVNLKGAFFCSQAAARIMIGQKSGVIVNISSEAGNEGSLGQSIYSATKGALNAFTLSWAKELGRFNIRVVGVAPGINEPTPMGNAEHVAEFAYARGVKASDVSPDYQKTLPLGRVGKLDEIADLVTYLLSDRSSYITGTIINITGGKSRG from the coding sequence ATGGGTAACATATGGCTGGATATGACTGGAAAAATTATTATTGTTACCGGAGGAAGCATGGGAATCGGACAGCACATTGTCGAAGATCTGCTTACCGCAGGTGCTACAGTCGTAATCGCAGATAAAAGTAAAAATGACGACCTGGCTTCAAAAGAAAATGTTTTCCATTTTACATGCGATATTTCCAAAAAAACAGAAGTGTATTCTTTGATTGAAGAAACAGTGAAAAAATTCGGAAAAATTGACGGATTGGTGAACAATGCCGCAGTACACGGTCCGCGTCTCCTTGTAGATTATTACAATAATGACCCTGAACGCGAAGCAAGCGAGAAAGATTTTGATTTTATGACAAGTGTTAATCTGAAAGGAGCTTTTTTTTGCTCACAGGCAGCTGCCCGGATTATGATCGGACAAAAGAGCGGCGTTATCGTGAATATAAGCTCTGAAGCCGGCAATGAAGGTTCACTTGGACAGAGTATCTATTCTGCTACTAAAGGCGCTTTAAATGCATTCACTCTTTCATGGGCAAAAGAACTGGGAAGATTTAATATCAGAGTGGTTGGCGTAGCACCTGGGATCAATGAGCCTACACCTATGGGAAACGCAGAGCATGTAGCTGAATTCGCATATGCAAGAGGCGTAAAAGCTTCTGATGTTTCTCCTGATTATCAAAAGACACTTCCGCTTGGAAGAGTAGGAAAGCTGGATGAAATCGCAGATCTGGTAACTTATCTTTTATCAGACCGTTCATCATATATAACAGGTACAATAATTAATATTACAGGTGGAAAATCAAGAGGATAA
- a CDS encoding dihydroxyacetone kinase subunit DhaK produces the protein MQRFVNDPDLIVEDMLSGFVKANPETELSDKNDRVIKFTKASNTDKVGLVTGGGSGHEPAFLGYLGDGLLDAVAVGEVFSSPPAQAFYDAILEADKGKGVAILFGNYAGDNMNVKMAVQMADEEDIPVKYIVANDDIASSPKETKEKRHGIAGGFFMWKAGGARAALGGSIDEVIKSAENIVNKTRSICIGLSPCTIPAVGKPNFQIEDGTMETGVGHHGEAGIKKEKLKTANGIAEDITGRILEDFAFNDKRELAVMISGLGSTPVMELYVLYNKVEKILKDKGHKIYKVYIGNFVTSLDMNGASLTIVDLDDEIKDLLEFPASPVGMKNY, from the coding sequence ATGCAAAGATTTGTTAATGATCCTGATCTTATTGTGGAGGATATGCTCTCAGGATTCGTAAAAGCAAACCCTGAAACAGAACTGTCAGATAAAAATGACCGCGTAATAAAGTTTACAAAGGCTTCCAATACTGATAAAGTAGGATTGGTTACAGGCGGCGGAAGCGGTCATGAACCGGCATTTCTGGGGTATCTCGGAGACGGTCTGCTTGATGCCGTGGCTGTGGGGGAAGTCTTTTCTTCGCCTCCTGCACAGGCATTCTATGATGCGATTCTGGAGGCTGATAAAGGAAAAGGCGTAGCAATACTATTCGGAAACTATGCCGGGGATAATATGAATGTAAAGATGGCAGTACAAATGGCAGATGAAGAAGATATTCCCGTAAAATATATCGTTGCCAATGATGACATTGCCTCTTCTCCCAAAGAAACAAAAGAGAAACGACATGGTATCGCAGGCGGATTCTTTATGTGGAAAGCAGGCGGAGCAAGAGCTGCTTTAGGCGGCAGTATTGATGAAGTAATAAAATCTGCAGAAAATATAGTGAACAAAACAAGAAGTATATGCATAGGCTTATCGCCATGCACTATCCCTGCAGTAGGAAAACCAAATTTCCAGATAGAAGACGGAACAATGGAAACAGGAGTCGGACATCACGGCGAAGCGGGAATAAAAAAAGAGAAACTTAAAACAGCTAACGGCATTGCAGAAGATATCACAGGCAGAATACTTGAAGACTTCGCTTTTAATGACAAAAGAGAGCTTGCTGTTATGATTTCCGGGCTTGGAAGTACTCCTGTCATGGAGCTGTATGTTTTATATAATAAGGTGGAAAAAATACTAAAGGATAAAGGGCACAAAATATATAAGGTTTATATAGGAAACTTTGTTACTTCCCTTGATATGAACGGTGCTTCTCTTACTATTGTTGATCTTGACGATGAAATAAAGGATCTTCTGGAATTTCCGGCAAGTCCTGTAGGAATGAAAAATTATTAA
- a CDS encoding GntR family transcriptional regulator: protein MEPKIKYMYIYNDVKNKINNNKYKIDTKLPTETELAKIYGCSKLTVKKALGLLESEGMLMRRRGSGTYVKRHSILNNEFIIEPTSNLTDKYGEKNVESKIVKFLIEKPSERIAEILNIKDDYIYHIERIRYINKQPYSIEYTYMPLSLIKGLEPKHLEHSIYNYIQDILKLKIKTGHIFIRGKEFTKEEKELLNIKSDKFSIELEKKVYLDDGDIFEYSVTKHVYEHFVFETIFVNN from the coding sequence ATGGAACCAAAAATAAAATATATGTATATATATAATGATGTAAAAAATAAAATAAATAATAATAAATATAAAATTGATACGAAACTTCCCACTGAAACAGAGCTTGCCAAAATCTACGGCTGCAGCAAGCTTACGGTAAAAAAAGCCCTCGGTCTTCTTGAGAGTGAAGGGATGCTTATGAGAAGAAGGGGTTCCGGTACTTATGTAAAAAGACACTCTATCCTGAATAATGAATTTATTATAGAGCCTACATCCAATCTTACTGATAAATACGGCGAAAAAAATGTGGAATCAAAAATAGTAAAATTTCTAATAGAAAAACCGTCAGAAAGAATTGCAGAGATCTTGAATATCAAGGATGATTATATTTATCATATAGAGAGAATAAGGTATATAAATAAACAGCCTTATTCAATAGAATATACTTATATGCCCCTTTCCCTGATAAAAGGTCTTGAACCGAAGCATTTAGAGCACTCTATTTATAATTATATACAGGATATACTAAAACTAAAGATAAAAACAGGACATATTTTTATCAGAGGAAAAGAATTTACCAAGGAAGAAAAAGAACTTCTTAATATAAAAAGTGATAAATTCAGTATAGAGCTGGAAAAGAAGGTTTATCTTGATGACGGGGATATTTTTGAATATTCTGTCACTAAGCATGTATATGAACATTTTGTTTTTGAAACAATATTTGTTAATAATTAA
- a CDS encoding glycoside hydrolase family 1 protein, translating into MEKKIVFPEDFWWGSAWSAEQSEGTGDTGKAETIWKRWFSEEPNRFYDRIGPDVTTDHFNRYKDDIRLMKETGHNSFRLSLSWARLFPDGGRGEINRKAVDFYRDLMSEMIKNDIKPFINLYHFDMPMKLQELGGWASRETVEAYVNYAVSCFKEFGDLGYHWFTSNEPLGPILGTYLEDFHYPNFIDFKEGAQAAFYTILAHAKAIKEFKKLNLKSKIGVILNLSPTYPRSSNKWDTEAAETADAFYTRSFLDPMVKGTFNKKLVSILKEYDQMPDYTEEDLKIISENTAQILGLNYYEPRRVKARLTAVNKNSPFLPEWFFELHNMPGKRMNIYRGWEIYEKGIYDLCMDIKENYGNIESFISENGMGVADEERFLGENGQIIDEYRINYIKDHLAYLYKAVNEGCNIKGYHLWTFIDCWSWINAYKNRYGLVSLDLATQKRTIKKSGEFFKKMTEENGFLYDTDKLV; encoded by the coding sequence ATGGAAAAGAAAATAGTATTTCCTGAGGATTTTTGGTGGGGCTCAGCATGGTCCGCAGAACAGTCGGAAGGAACAGGGGATACCGGAAAAGCAGAAACTATATGGAAACGCTGGTTTAGCGAAGAACCAAACAGGTTTTATGACAGAATAGGACCAGATGTAACTACTGATCATTTTAACCGTTACAAGGATGACATAAGACTTATGAAAGAAACAGGGCATAATTCTTTCAGACTTTCCTTATCATGGGCACGTTTATTTCCTGACGGAGGAAGAGGAGAAATAAACAGAAAAGCTGTTGATTTTTACAGGGACTTAATGAGTGAAATGATAAAAAATGATATAAAGCCCTTTATAAATCTATATCACTTTGATATGCCGATGAAATTACAGGAGCTGGGAGGCTGGGCATCACGTGAAACAGTGGAAGCTTATGTTAATTATGCAGTTTCATGCTTTAAGGAATTTGGTGATCTTGGTTATCACTGGTTTACATCCAACGAACCTCTCGGTCCTATTTTAGGAACATATCTCGAAGACTTTCATTATCCGAATTTTATAGATTTTAAAGAAGGAGCACAGGCAGCTTTTTACACAATACTGGCACATGCAAAGGCTATAAAAGAATTTAAGAAGCTGAATTTGAAGTCAAAAATAGGAGTTATATTAAACCTTAGTCCTACATATCCGAGAAGCAGCAATAAATGGGATACAGAAGCAGCAGAAACCGCAGATGCATTTTATACCAGAAGCTTTCTTGATCCTATGGTAAAAGGGACTTTTAATAAAAAACTGGTATCTATACTGAAAGAATACGATCAGATGCCTGATTATACAGAGGAAGATCTGAAAATAATATCTGAAAATACTGCACAGATTCTGGGGCTTAATTATTATGAGCCGAGAAGGGTGAAAGCCAGATTAACAGCTGTTAATAAAAACAGTCCTTTTCTGCCTGAATGGTTTTTTGAACTTCATAATATGCCCGGAAAGAGAATGAATATATACAGAGGCTGGGAAATATATGAAAAAGGAATTTATGATTTATGTATGGATATAAAGGAAAACTACGGCAATATAGAATCATTTATTTCTGAAAACGGAATGGGAGTAGCAGATGAAGAGAGATTTCTCGGAGAAAACGGACAGATTATTGATGAATACAGAATAAATTATATAAAAGACCATCTGGCATATCTGTATAAAGCAGTAAATGAAGGATGCAATATAAAGGGATACCACCTGTGGACATTTATAGACTGCTGGTCATGGATAAATGCATATAAAAACAGATACGGGCTCGTTTCGCTGGATCTTGCTACACAAAAAAGAACAATAAAAAAGAGCGGGGAATTTTTTAAAAAGATGACGGAAGAAAACGGCTTTCTATATGATACTGATAAGTTAGTATAA
- the hxlA gene encoding 3-hexulose-6-phosphate synthase, producing MKLQLALDEHKLEDALAFAEKVIDYVDIIEIGTPFVIDSGMNAVRKFKEKFPDKEILSDEKIMDGGYYESQLAFEAGAEYVTVLGVTDIATVKQCVRAADDFGKKVVVDMICVDNIPAKVTQMEELGAHILAVHTGADQQAEGRTPLDDLKVMTDCAKKAKIAVAGGISSKTIDKYVALKPDIIIVGSAITRAADPVEEARLIKEAIKKSQ from the coding sequence ATGAAATTACAATTAGCTTTAGACGAACACAAACTTGAGGATGCTTTGGCTTTCGCGGAAAAAGTCATTGATTATGTGGATATTATAGAAATAGGGACTCCGTTTGTTATTGATTCGGGCATGAATGCAGTAAGAAAGTTCAAGGAAAAATTTCCCGACAAAGAAATTCTTTCGGATGAAAAAATAATGGACGGGGGTTATTATGAATCACAGCTGGCATTCGAAGCCGGGGCTGAATATGTTACCGTACTCGGTGTTACAGATATCGCTACGGTAAAACAATGTGTAAGAGCCGCGGATGATTTTGGTAAAAAAGTTGTCGTTGATATGATCTGTGTAGACAATATACCGGCTAAAGTTACACAAATGGAGGAATTAGGTGCACATATACTGGCTGTTCATACAGGTGCCGACCAGCAGGCTGAAGGCAGAACACCTCTTGATGATCTTAAGGTTATGACAGATTGCGCTAAAAAAGCTAAAATCGCTGTTGCAGGCGGAATCAGTAGTAAAACAATAGATAAATATGTAGCACTAAAACCTGATATAATAATAGTGGGAAGCGCAATTACACGTGCGGCAGATCCCGTGGAAGAAGCACGTCTTATAAAAGAAGCCATAAAAAAATCTCAATAA